From the Terriglobia bacterium genome, the window CGTCGAGACGCACGCTGCCGCGGATGGAACCGGCCGTGGCCGGATCCACAGGCGCTGCAGCCGGCTGTGCGGCGGCCGCTCCCGGGGTGTTCTGTTGTGCTGCTTCTTTCTTTTGGCAGCCGGCCAGCATCCATAGGAGCGTCGTCACGCAGGCCAGCGCGGTGCAAAGACGAACGTTCATCCGAAACATTCTCTCCCTCTCGTACCAGGTTCCTGCGTGCAAGTACAGCGCCTCAGCGCATCCCGCTGGCGTGCAAGACCAGGTCGGCCAGCGCGGCGATAAAGTGCGGCGAATCGCCGACAGCGGGCATCATGCGGAAGGTGTCGATCCCCGCCTTTTTCGCTTCGGCGCGCGCTTCGATATTGATCTCGTGCAGCGTCTCGATGTGCTCGGTTACAAAGGAAATCGGAACGACGAGCATCTCGCGCACGCCTTCGTGCCCCATCCGGTCAATCGTTTCCAGGAGCGAGGGCTGCAGCCATTTCGCCGGGCCGACCTTGCTCTGATAGCAGAGCAGGTGCGCTTTCGGCCAGCCGGGGTATTGCGCCGCGCCGCCCTCGCACACCAGGCGCACCGTCTCCTGCACCTGGTGCGGGTACGGATCGCCATTCTCCACCAGGCTCATGGGCAGGCCATGAGCGCTGAAGAGCAGTTGCACCCGGCCGCTTTCCGGGAATTGCCGCAACACGGAGCCGATGCGCTCCACCAGCGCCTTGATGTACAGCGGGTGGTTGTAGAACTGCGCGACGATCTTCTCAGGCGGGCCGCCCTGCGCCAAGCGGGTCACGCGATGCCACTCCTTCAGGCTGCTCAACGTGGTGGCGTAGGAATAATGCGGATAGAGCGGGAGGAGCACGATCTGATCGAGCGGACCGGCCTGGCGCAGCGTCTCCACCGCCTCTTCCGTGAGCGGATGCCAGTAGCGCATG encodes:
- the hemH gene encoding ferrochelatase — protein: MGIVLFQLGGPDSLESVQPFLLNLFLDPDIIPLGPLNFLRGPLARLIASRRSKPVAGRYAQIGGRSPIRELTERQRDALVAALAPHMDPVAVIAMRYWHPLTEEAVETLRQAGPLDQIVLLPLYPHYSYATTLSSLKEWHRVTRLAQGGPPEKIVAQFYNHPLYIKALVERIGSVLRQFPESGRVQLLFSAHGLPMSLVENGDPYPHQVQETVRLVCEGGAAQYPGWPKAHLLCYQSKVGPAKWLQPSLLETIDRMGHEGVREMLVVPISFVTEHIETLHEINIEARAEAKKAGIDTFRMMPAVGDSPHFIAALADLVLHASGMR